From the Flexistipes sp. genome, one window contains:
- a CDS encoding 3-oxoacid CoA-transferase — protein sequence MNKLYKNAEEALSDVIKDGMLVAAGGFGLCGIPENLINALKESNVKDLTVVSNNAGVDDFGLGLLLQTRQIKKMVASYVGENKIFEQQYLNGELELELVPQGTLSEKLRAGGAGIPGFYTRTGYMTKLTEGKEIKNFNGVDYVLEESIVPDLSIIKGWKADKAGNVIFRYTANNYNEPAAKAGKMTVVEVEEIVEVGELDPHCIHLPGVYVDRLIKGRNYEKPIEQITTSDSGVTAKGFNEKREWMAKRIVKELKDGAYVNLGIGMPTLVANYIPEDIEITLHSENGLMGIGPFPKRDEVDPDLINAGKQTVTFKKGASFFDSSESFAMVRGGHIDLSVLGGMQVSKYGDLANWMIPGKMVKGPGGGMDLVSGVKKLVIMMEHVAKDGSPKILNECSLPLTGKNVANMLVTDKGVFKIDKNEGLTLIEISPYSDLEDIKNSTGCDFQVADNLIGG from the coding sequence ATGAACAAATTGTATAAGAATGCTGAAGAAGCATTATCTGATGTCATTAAAGACGGAATGTTGGTTGCCGCCGGAGGTTTTGGACTTTGCGGAATACCGGAAAATTTGATTAACGCATTAAAAGAGAGTAATGTAAAAGATTTAACCGTTGTCAGTAATAATGCAGGTGTGGACGATTTCGGGCTCGGTCTGCTGCTTCAAACAAGACAAATCAAAAAAATGGTGGCTTCCTATGTAGGTGAAAACAAAATTTTCGAACAGCAATACTTAAATGGTGAGCTGGAACTTGAGCTTGTCCCACAGGGGACACTTTCCGAGAAATTAAGAGCGGGAGGGGCAGGAATCCCGGGATTTTATACAAGAACAGGGTATATGACAAAACTGACAGAGGGCAAAGAGATAAAAAACTTTAACGGTGTGGATTATGTTCTGGAGGAAAGCATTGTTCCGGATCTTTCTATTATCAAAGGGTGGAAAGCCGATAAAGCCGGAAATGTCATCTTTCGATATACTGCAAACAACTACAATGAACCGGCAGCAAAAGCAGGCAAAATGACAGTGGTGGAAGTTGAGGAAATTGTTGAAGTCGGAGAGCTTGACCCGCATTGCATACATCTGCCTGGTGTATACGTGGACAGGCTTATTAAAGGTAGAAATTACGAGAAACCTATCGAGCAAATAACCACTTCGGATTCCGGAGTAACGGCAAAAGGCTTTAATGAGAAAAGAGAATGGATGGCAAAAAGAATTGTCAAAGAACTAAAAGACGGGGCATACGTTAATCTTGGGATCGGTATGCCGACACTTGTGGCCAATTATATTCCTGAAGATATTGAAATTACACTGCATTCGGAAAACGGGCTTATGGGTATCGGACCGTTTCCAAAAAGAGATGAAGTTGACCCTGATCTGATTAATGCAGGAAAACAAACTGTCACTTTTAAAAAAGGAGCCTCTTTTTTTGATTCATCTGAATCGTTTGCAATGGTCAGAGGTGGACATATTGATCTTTCGGTTCTTGGAGGTATGCAGGTGAGCAAATACGGTGATCTTGCCAACTGGATGATACCGGGAAAGATGGTTAAAGGTCCCGGTGGTGGAATGGATCTGGTCAGCGGTGTTAAAAAGCTGGTTATAATGATGGAGCATGTCGCCAAAGACGGCAGCCCAAAAATACTGAATGAGTGCAGCCTTCCTTTAACGGGCAAAAATGTTGCCAATATGCTTGTTACTGATAAAGGTGTCTTTAAGATAGATAAAAATGAAGGTTTGACATTAATCGAAATATCACCGTATTCAGACCTTGAGGACATTAAAAACTCCACAGGCTGTGATTTTCAGGTAGCTGATAATTTGATAGGAGGATAA
- a CDS encoding thiolase family protein, producing MEEVYLFEALRTPFGSFGGSLSDVPATDLATTVIKEIIKKYDLPNDTVDEVILGQVIQGAARQAPARQAMRNAGLSDKAHAMTINKVCGSGLKSVMLAAQSIMLGDSDLVLAGGMESMSMAPYALEKARYGYKMGNGKIIDTMIVDALEDPYSGNHMGEITEESIKKNNISREEQDEYAIRSYTLSQNAIQKGTFKNEIVPVTKKSKKGDIVVDTDEEPGRGKIEKITSLKPVFKKDGSITAGNASTINDGAAVLLAGSKKAGEKYGLRPKAKIIAYSTNSIHPDDFGEAPIGAIEKILKKSGFKKEDIDLYEINEAFSAVPLMAIKSLSLDFDKVNVNGGAVSLGHPVGASGGRLTATLLRELIARDKRYGIASLCIGGGESVAVLIEKI from the coding sequence ATGGAAGAGGTATATTTATTTGAAGCACTGAGGACACCGTTCGGCTCTTTTGGGGGTTCTCTTTCAGATGTTCCGGCTACCGATTTGGCAACGACTGTTATCAAGGAAATTATAAAAAAATACGATTTGCCAAATGATACAGTTGATGAAGTTATTCTGGGGCAGGTCATACAGGGAGCTGCCAGGCAGGCACCGGCAAGACAGGCTATGCGCAATGCAGGCTTAAGCGATAAAGCGCATGCCATGACGATAAACAAGGTATGCGGAAGCGGCTTAAAATCCGTAATGCTTGCCGCCCAATCGATAATGCTTGGCGATTCCGACCTCGTACTTGCAGGTGGGATGGAAAGTATGTCTATGGCACCATATGCTTTGGAAAAGGCGCGTTACGGTTACAAAATGGGTAATGGAAAAATTATAGATACAATGATTGTTGATGCTCTGGAAGATCCATATTCCGGAAATCATATGGGTGAAATTACCGAAGAGAGTATCAAGAAGAATAATATAAGCCGTGAAGAGCAGGATGAATATGCAATAAGGTCATATACACTTTCACAGAATGCAATTCAAAAAGGAACCTTTAAAAATGAGATTGTACCGGTAACCAAAAAATCAAAAAAAGGCGACATTGTAGTAGACACCGATGAAGAACCCGGAAGGGGTAAAATCGAAAAAATCACAAGCCTGAAGCCCGTCTTCAAAAAGGACGGTTCTATCACGGCGGGCAATGCTTCCACAATAAATGACGGGGCAGCTGTACTCCTTGCAGGAAGTAAAAAAGCCGGTGAAAAATACGGATTGCGCCCTAAGGCAAAAATCATCGCTTATTCCACAAACAGCATACATCCCGATGATTTTGGAGAGGCACCGATTGGAGCAATAGAAAAGATTCTTAAAAAATCCGGCTTCAAAAAAGAAGATATCGATCTGTATGAAATTAATGAAGCTTTTTCCGCCGTTCCTCTTATGGCGATAAAAAGTCTGAGTCTGGATTTTGATAAAGTCAATGTAAACGGTGGAGCTGTTTCTCTGGGCCACCCTGTTGGAGCAAGTGGAGGCAGACTGACTGCAACACTTTTGAGAGAGTTGATAGCAAGAGATAAGAGATACGGTATTGCATCACTGTGTATCGGTGGCGGCGAATCTGTTGCTGTTTTAATTGAAAAAATTTAA
- a CDS encoding TRAP transporter large permease: MSPDLLAIAMFVVLLLAVFLGHPLGFTLGGLGIIFGVIGYGPGAFFILTSKTYGLMTNYVLVAIPLFILMAQFLDKSGVAEDLYESMYIVLGPVRGGLALATIVVSTVFAATTGIIGASVVAMGLLAAPTMLSKGYQKELTAGVITAGGTLGILIPPSIMLVVYGGLIGMSVGKLFLAAFIPGLLLSMLYLIYTFVLCYIRPDYGPPIPMKKRTHTTAQKIGMTLKSMLPPLFLIFAVLGSIAAGVATPTEAAGLGSLGALLLAVVNKRANWKFFKESSYSTLKITCMVMLIFVGANFYTAIFMGLGGGDMFEKLLFAVSDNRWVILAVMMIIMFLLGMFVDWLGILLLCVPIFTPIAVGKLGFDPLWFALIVCVNLQMSFLTPPFGYALFYLKGVAPPGMQLGHIYRGIIPFVILQVIGLILIIIFPELVTWLPNFIMN, encoded by the coding sequence ATGAGTCCTGATTTATTAGCAATAGCAATGTTTGTTGTCCTCCTCCTGGCAGTATTCTTAGGGCATCCACTTGGGTTTACACTTGGAGGACTTGGAATAATTTTTGGGGTTATAGGATACGGTCCCGGAGCTTTTTTTATTTTAACCAGTAAAACATATGGTCTGATGACAAATTACGTATTAGTAGCAATACCGTTATTCATTTTAATGGCACAATTTCTTGACAAGTCAGGGGTTGCAGAAGACTTATACGAATCGATGTATATCGTCCTGGGACCTGTCAGGGGCGGCTTGGCTCTTGCAACAATCGTAGTAAGTACGGTTTTTGCTGCCACAACAGGTATAATTGGGGCATCTGTTGTGGCAATGGGCCTCCTTGCAGCACCGACAATGCTTTCCAAAGGATATCAGAAAGAGCTGACGGCCGGAGTTATAACTGCCGGCGGTACACTGGGGATATTAATTCCACCTTCCATAATGCTTGTTGTTTACGGCGGGCTTATTGGAATGTCAGTGGGTAAATTATTTTTGGCTGCATTTATCCCCGGTTTACTACTTTCAATGCTTTATCTTATATACACTTTCGTACTTTGCTATATAAGGCCGGATTACGGGCCTCCTATCCCTATGAAAAAAAGAACCCATACCACAGCTCAAAAGATAGGGATGACACTAAAATCTATGCTGCCACCTTTATTTCTCATTTTTGCTGTACTGGGCAGTATAGCAGCAGGTGTCGCAACCCCAACTGAAGCCGCAGGCTTAGGTTCACTCGGAGCGTTGCTTCTTGCTGTTGTAAACAAAAGAGCAAACTGGAAGTTTTTCAAAGAGTCTTCTTATTCCACTTTAAAAATAACATGCATGGTAATGCTTATTTTTGTGGGAGCTAATTTTTATACCGCTATTTTTATGGGACTTGGCGGCGGAGATATGTTTGAGAAATTGTTGTTTGCAGTCAGTGACAACAGATGGGTAATTCTGGCAGTAATGATGATAATAATGTTTTTGCTCGGCATGTTTGTCGACTGGCTTGGCATTTTACTGTTATGTGTTCCGATTTTTACTCCGATAGCCGTAGGGAAACTTGGTTTTGACCCTCTTTGGTTTGCTTTAATTGTCTGTGTAAACTTACAGATGTCTTTCCTTACGCCACCCTTTGGATACGCTTTGTTTTATCTTAAAGGGGTGGCGCCCCCTGGAATGCAATTAGGTCATATTTACAGGGGTATTATCCCTTTTGTAATTCTTCAGGTAATAGGGTTGATATTGATTATTATTTTCCCCGAACTGGTTACATGGTTACCTAATTTTATAATGAACTAA
- a CDS encoding TRAP transporter small permease subunit: MNTAIRWIDTLNTAIGKALSFIVYILLVIVLYEVVSRKIFGNPTVWGFELSYMLYGFLFMIGYAYALKSKSHVNIDIFYSRATPRKQGILDIIGYLVFFFPFIYFGLKASYQFTIQSWQIMEHSQSTWAPPVYPYKTTLLIGFFLLFLQGISEFLKAIYKVKTGEMYES; encoded by the coding sequence ATGAATACTGCAATTAGATGGATCGACACTCTCAATACTGCAATAGGAAAAGCTTTAAGTTTTATTGTTTATATCTTACTTGTAATTGTTTTATACGAAGTAGTCAGCAGGAAAATTTTTGGGAACCCCACTGTCTGGGGTTTTGAGTTAAGCTATATGTTATACGGTTTTTTATTCATGATAGGGTATGCTTATGCTTTGAAATCAAAGAGTCATGTTAATATAGACATATTTTATTCCCGTGCAACCCCAAGGAAGCAAGGTATTCTGGATATTATCGGCTATTTGGTATTCTTTTTTCCTTTTATATATTTTGGATTAAAAGCTTCATATCAATTTACAATTCAATCGTGGCAGATTATGGAACACAGTCAATCCACATGGGCTCCGCCTGTGTATCCTTACAAAACTACATTACTGATTGGTTTCTTCTTACTATTTCTTCAGGGAATTTCGGAATTTCTCAAAGCCATATACAAAGTTAAAACGGGAGAAATGTATGAGTCCTGA
- a CDS encoding TRAP transporter substrate-binding protein, with protein sequence MKKLALIISIVFMLSAATTTFAAETYNWRLVTTWSTSIPFYETAQHFAKTVDKLSEGQLKIKVYPAGAIVPAFQVFDAVRNGVAQMGHDWPGYWKGKDQAFVPFASVPFGMNSLEYTIWLQHEGMDLAKEVYGKFGLVPLMGGNPGQEIGFFTKKAVNSVDEMGKMKIRTVGWAAEIFEKMGVNVSPLPGGEIYLAFERGVLDGAEFSTPSTTYPLGFQEIAKNVLVPGWHQTSCQNMFMINEKAYNELPDHLKYVLEIASRETQLWSMAEREYGNAVAIKNYKEEGVSFNKLDDESLNKLRETTKNYLEGLRKKNALLDKVLTSQEDLIQLYSNWKEVKSGVSAYPYEDYVKGKHLE encoded by the coding sequence ATGAAGAAATTGGCATTAATCATTTCGATAGTTTTTATGCTATCAGCAGCAACTACTACTTTTGCTGCAGAGACTTACAACTGGAGACTTGTTACAACATGGAGTACCAGTATCCCTTTTTATGAAACAGCACAGCATTTTGCTAAGACTGTGGACAAATTATCCGAAGGTCAGCTTAAAATTAAGGTTTATCCGGCTGGCGCTATTGTCCCTGCATTTCAGGTATTTGATGCAGTAAGAAACGGCGTAGCCCAGATGGGACACGACTGGCCAGGCTACTGGAAAGGCAAAGATCAAGCATTCGTTCCTTTTGCATCTGTGCCTTTTGGTATGAACAGTCTTGAATATACTATTTGGCTTCAACATGAAGGGATGGATTTAGCCAAAGAGGTTTACGGGAAATTCGGTCTTGTACCTTTAATGGGAGGCAATCCCGGACAGGAAATCGGTTTTTTTACAAAGAAGGCGGTTAATTCTGTGGATGAAATGGGCAAAATGAAGATTCGAACTGTCGGCTGGGCTGCAGAAATATTTGAAAAAATGGGTGTAAATGTATCCCCGCTGCCAGGTGGAGAAATTTATCTTGCTTTTGAGCGTGGTGTATTGGATGGAGCAGAATTCAGCACTCCAAGTACAACTTATCCGCTTGGATTCCAGGAGATAGCTAAAAATGTGTTGGTACCCGGATGGCATCAGACTTCATGCCAGAACATGTTTATGATTAATGAGAAAGCTTATAATGAGCTCCCTGATCATCTGAAGTATGTCCTGGAAATAGCATCCCGGGAAACACAATTGTGGTCAATGGCGGAAAGGGAGTACGGAAACGCAGTCGCAATAAAAAATTATAAAGAAGAAGGTGTATCGTTTAACAAGCTTGATGATGAGTCGCTTAACAAACTCAGAGAAACAACAAAGAATTACCTTGAAGGCTTAAGAAAGAAAAACGCTTTGTTGGATAAAGTACTAACATCCCAGGAAGATTTAATACAGCTATATTCAAACTGGAAAGAAGTAAAAAGCGGCGTTTCGGCATATCCTTATGAAGATTATGTCAAAGGAAAGCATTTGGAATAA
- a CDS encoding sigma-54 interaction domain-containing protein, which produces MELRFNESLFRTIFDNVYNGIYVVDGEGRTLLVNKTFEMMSGFTNEELAGKTLYDLVHHYKYFSGAASLLVLERKKPATITYKTKTGKNLLVKGKPILNDKNEIELIINTIWDLTVIKYNDVLDKDTARDSYLKEEGFIATSEKMTEVIDTVLKLSNTSTTILLTGETGVGKSVVAEMVHRTSKRKNNKFLKINCGAIPEGLIESELFGYEPGAFTGADKKGKLGIFESADKGTVFLDEISELPLSAQSKLLLFLQDKEFFKIGGRKSIKTDTRIIAATNKNLWELVKSGKFREDLYYRLNVIPINVPALRERTDDIPVLAKYFLNKFNQHYHAYKYFSEELLEAFQSFNWPGNVRELENVIERLILLSPNQELTTEDFYRIQQKRKIVPKKSLQNMLDKFEYEILVQAKKEHLTTRKIAKSLGISQPKVVRLLKKHSLN; this is translated from the coding sequence ATGGAACTCAGATTTAATGAAAGCCTTTTCAGAACAATCTTTGACAACGTTTATAATGGCATATACGTAGTTGACGGTGAAGGCAGAACACTTCTTGTCAATAAAACCTTTGAAATGATGTCCGGATTTACCAACGAAGAGCTTGCCGGAAAAACACTTTACGACCTGGTTCATCATTACAAATATTTTTCCGGTGCAGCAAGCTTACTTGTTCTTGAGCGAAAAAAACCTGCGACAATAACCTATAAGACGAAGACCGGTAAAAACCTTTTAGTGAAAGGCAAACCCATTCTTAATGATAAAAACGAAATAGAATTAATCATTAATACCATATGGGATTTAACAGTGATTAAATACAACGATGTGCTGGACAAAGATACTGCCAGAGACTCTTATTTGAAAGAAGAAGGGTTCATTGCCACAAGCGAAAAAATGACAGAAGTAATAGATACCGTTCTCAAGCTTTCTAATACAAGTACCACAATATTGCTCACCGGAGAAACAGGGGTGGGCAAAAGCGTTGTGGCCGAAATGGTGCATAGAACAAGCAAAAGAAAAAATAATAAATTTTTAAAAATAAACTGCGGGGCTATTCCAGAAGGTTTGATAGAGTCAGAACTTTTCGGATATGAGCCTGGAGCCTTCACTGGCGCAGACAAAAAAGGTAAGCTTGGAATTTTCGAGTCGGCAGACAAAGGAACGGTGTTTCTCGATGAAATATCCGAACTGCCCCTTTCTGCTCAATCGAAATTGTTGTTGTTTTTACAGGATAAGGAATTTTTTAAGATTGGGGGCAGAAAATCTATAAAAACAGATACCAGAATAATTGCCGCAACAAATAAAAATTTATGGGAATTGGTGAAAAGTGGAAAATTCAGAGAAGATCTGTATTACAGACTGAATGTGATTCCCATAAATGTTCCTGCATTAAGGGAAAGAACTGACGATATTCCTGTGCTGGCAAAATATTTTCTCAACAAATTTAATCAGCATTATCATGCTTATAAATATTTTTCAGAAGAGTTACTCGAAGCTTTTCAATCGTTTAATTGGCCCGGGAATGTAAGGGAATTGGAAAATGTAATAGAAAGATTAATTCTTTTATCTCCTAACCAGGAACTGACAACAGAAGATTTTTACCGTATTCAACAAAAAAGAAAGATAGTGCCTAAAAAGTCGCTGCAAAATATGCTTGATAAATTTGAATATGAAATACTTGTGCAGGCTAAAAAAGAACATTTAACCACACGAAAAATTGCTAAATCTCTTGGCATCAGCCAACCTAAGGTAGTAAGACTTCTCAAAAAACATTCTCTAAATTAA
- a CDS encoding C-GCAxxG-C-C family protein, which produces MDKNLKEEITSYAVDEFRRGYFCSEIIVRAFEKFTGHRFSDEIHRGMTAFAEGIGSNGCICGAASAVTFVISTFEGRTNNKQNYKNAFDLSNNFMKEFKKKYGSACCRVITKNAAGKLGFGKFKHCPYITAFCALKVVELSQKHEWI; this is translated from the coding sequence TTGGACAAAAATTTAAAGGAAGAAATCACTTCATATGCAGTGGATGAATTCAGAAGAGGGTATTTCTGTTCTGAAATTATCGTCAGGGCTTTCGAAAAATTTACAGGCCACAGATTCTCTGATGAAATACACAGAGGAATGACAGCTTTTGCCGAAGGCATCGGATCTAACGGCTGTATTTGCGGTGCTGCTTCGGCAGTTACCTTTGTAATAAGCACCTTTGAAGGGAGAACAAACAATAAACAGAACTATAAAAATGCTTTCGATTTAAGCAATAATTTTATGAAGGAATTTAAAAAGAAATACGGGTCAGCCTGCTGCAGAGTTATAACCAAAAATGCAGCTGGCAAGCTGGGATTCGGAAAATTCAAACACTGTCCATATATCACCGCTTTTTGTGCATTGAAAGTCGTGGAACTTTCACAAAAACATGAGTGGATTTAG
- a CDS encoding TIGR04283 family arsenosugar biosynthesis glycosyltransferase → MKNKKVSIIIPVFKEYNIDHFVAVLQRKVKNFNVEIVVVDGDSSGSTISRLEKYDLKTITSEKGRGTQLKKGAEHSTGDLLLFLHADTELPDNFYSAVTDTCDKISSCGAFSLKIDSGKHLYRIIEFFTNLRAKYLQMPFGDQAIFVKREAYFESGGFLEIPVFEDVDLVRKLKKSGAKIHILKETVTTSSRRWESEGILKATMRNWYLQILYFVFNINPHYLKKFYRSQK, encoded by the coding sequence ATGAAAAATAAAAAAGTTTCAATAATAATTCCCGTTTTCAAAGAATACAATATTGACCATTTTGTTGCCGTACTCCAGCGGAAAGTAAAGAATTTTAATGTGGAAATAGTTGTTGTGGACGGTGATAGCTCAGGTTCTACAATCTCCAGGCTTGAAAAGTACGATCTGAAAACAATTACAAGCGAAAAGGGCAGAGGTACTCAGCTTAAAAAAGGTGCTGAGCACTCAACAGGTGATCTTCTGCTCTTTCTTCATGCAGATACCGAACTTCCTGATAATTTTTATTCAGCTGTTACAGACACTTGTGACAAAATTTCTTCCTGCGGAGCCTTCAGCTTAAAAATTGATTCCGGCAAACATCTTTACAGAATAATAGAATTTTTTACGAATTTAAGGGCGAAATATTTGCAGATGCCTTTTGGGGATCAGGCAATCTTTGTGAAACGCGAGGCTTATTTTGAATCAGGAGGTTTTTTAGAGATACCTGTTTTTGAAGATGTGGATCTTGTCAGGAAGTTAAAAAAAAGTGGAGCAAAGATTCATATTTTAAAAGAAACGGTGACAACATCTTCAAGAAGATGGGAATCTGAAGGAATTTTAAAAGCAACGATGCGTAATTGGTATTTACAAATACTTTATTTTGTATTTAATATAAATCCACATTATCTTAAAAAGTTTTACAGGAGTCAAAAATGA